AATCTGGTCAATCACTTTTTCCTCCTCTTGGATCTGTAACTTAATTTCAAGTTCAAGCGATTTTCTTAAAATGTCGCTATCTTTTGCATCTATCGGGAGGTTAAAAGAACCTCGGTAAATTTTTTTTAGATATGGATGAAGTTGTTCAACAAATAAATTTATGTCCTCCTGTTTCCCACCGATGAGGAGAAGATCAAATTTTTCACTTTGATAAATTTCAAGTAGTTTCTCGGAAATTTTTTTGTAGTGTTCTATTATCTTGTTCTCTTTATACTCCGTCACCCTTGACTCATCAAACCCGTGATAACCGGCAATTTTAATCTTCTTCGGCGTCTCGTTGTAGATTTCACTGGTTAAGGTGATTTCATTTCCAAGTATTGTGAAAATTTTTGCCTTTCTATGATCAAATATGGTGGTGCATATTTTATGATTCCTTGACGTTATCAAAAGCAAAGGTCTGATGTATGGGGATCTGTCAATCATAAATAAATTCGGGGGTGAAACAGTCAGTTCATAAACTTGCCAAAATTTTTCCTTTGCGCACGAGAAGATAGCCAAACCCTTATTTTTGACGATGTCAAGATTTTGAGATATGTAGTTTTCCATCTTTTTTATATCCTCAAGGACATCTTTGAATTCTTTTTCATTCTCCAGTTCTATTTTCTTCTCCTTGATGAGGTCTTTGAAGATGACCTCAATTTGCTTCTTTGAAAATTTGCTTCCATCAGTGTTAAGATAGAGAGAAGAGACGAAGCAGTTTTGGGGTTTGTAGTTTTTGAGTTCTTTCAGCCGTTTCTCTAAGTTGATCAGCATTGATGACCTCCGTTTTGAGTTTTTATTTTTTAATCCCATCTTCTTCTCCTGGCGAAAACAAACGAAAGCAACAGCCCAGCTATAAACCCGCCAATATGTGCCCACCAAGCAACCCCTCCAGTTGCAGCATAAGTTGCAGCGCCAAGTGAAGCAATGCCATTGAAAAACTGAAGTATGAACCAAAAGCCAAGAAATACAAAAGCAGAAACCTCAATCAAATCAAAAAAGAAGAAAATGGGAATTAAAGTTATAACCCTTGAATGGGGAAATAAAATAAAGTAGGCGCCAAGGACTCCGGAAATTGCACCGCTTGCACCAACAGCTGGGATCTCAGAGTGTGGGTTAGTATAGACATGAGCTAATCCTGCAAATATCCCGCAAAGCAAATAGAATAACAAAAACTTAAAATGTCCCATCCTGTCTTCAACATTATCTCCGAAGACCCAAAGATAAATCATATTTCCGATTAAGTGCATCCATCCACCGTGCAGAAACATTGAGGTGATGAAAGGGAAGTATATAATTAAGAATGGAGCGTCCGACTCCTTTAATTCAAAATATGTTGCTGGGACAACCCCAAAAATGTCAAAAAATTCTGAAAGCCCCTCGCCAAGTGAAATTTCAAAGAAAAAAATTAAAACATTCAACACGATTAAACTTACAGTGACGATTGGGTACGTCCTTGATGGTATTGTATCTTTAAGCGGTATCAATCTTTTCCTCCGTTAATTTTTTTGACATTTTATAAGCAAGGTTCAAAAGCGATACAGGATGCATAACTTTTATATTTTTCCCCGCTTTCCTTAAGCCATATTCAATTTGTGCATGACAGCCAGGATTTGCCGTAAGAACGATCTCGGCGCCAGTTTTAAGGATGTTTTCAATTTTCCTTTCCAAGAATTTCATTGAATCATCAAACCTTAAAATGTTGTAAATCCCAGCGCTACCACAACACCAACTTGATTCGTTCAGTTCAACGAAATTTATTCCGTCAATTGATTTTATTATTTCCCTTGGTTGCAAAGTTATTTTTTGAGAGTGTGCGAGATGACAAGCGTCGTGATAAGTCACTTTGAAATTCAATTCAGCGTTTGGCTTTTTGAATCCGATTTCATAAAGAAACTCATTTATATCTTTTGTCAGCCTACTTATATTTTCGGCTTTCTCTTTTAAAAGTTTATCATCGCTGAATATTTCCCTGTATTCTTTCATAAACGCTCCACATCCAGCTGAATTTATCACTATCGCATCAAGTTCATATTTTGAAAATTCAATTATATTTTTCCTTGCCAATTTCTTCGCCATTTCAATGTCCCCATAATGTGCCATAACAGAGCCACAGCAAACCTGTTTTTTTGGAATGTAAACCTCGCAATCGTTCTCAAGTAGCGCTTCAATCGTGTCAATGTTCACATCCGAATACATCACATTCATAAAGCAACCCGTTAGAAATCCAACTCTATACTTGGCTTTGCCGTTTGGTCTTATACGCTCGGGTAAAATTTCATCTGAAAATTTATTTGAGATTTTTGGGGCAAGTTCCTCAATTTGCCTCAAGCTTTCTGGTAGCAAGTTATGAAGCTTGGACTGAAACTTGCTCTGATAAAATCTCACTGCTTTTGCAAAAAACTTGAAAATTGAGTTTGAGGCAAATATGAACCTAAATACAAGTTTCTTCAACATCGCTTGCTTGTCTTTCCCTGATAGAAAAATTTTAACTCTGGCTGATTCAACTATTCTTCCATATTTAACCCCAGCTGGACAGATAGTTTGACACGCTTGACAATCAAGACAAAAATACATCTCTTCAATAAAATCATCAGTGATAGGTAAATTTCCATCTTCAACTTCTTTAACGAGGCGGATTCTACCTCTTGGTGACGATTTTTCATTTAATGTTAAGTTATATGTCGGACAAACTGGTAGGCACATCCCGCAGTGCATGCATTGAATTATAAGTTCAGATGGGATTTTTATGTTAAGCATAAAATTTCCCGTTTTATTTCAAATCCATAGACCGCCGAATTTTTCAATTTCTTCCCTTGAATTTGGAAGGCGACCTTCACATCTTGGTTTAAAATCAAAAATTTTCCCCGGGTTTAAAACTCCTTTCGGGTCAAGGACTTCCTTTATTTTCCGCATGAAATCAATTGTGGCTGAGTTAAATTGTTTCGGTAAAAACTTTTTCTTCGCAAGCCCAATCCCGTGTTCTCCAGTTATTGTCCCACCAAGTTTTATAGCGAAGTCAAAAATTTCATCAAACGCCATCTCAACCCTTTTCATCTCATCTTTATCCCTTTCATCTGTCAAGGCGGTCGGGTGCAGATTCCCATCCCCAGCGTGACCAAAATTTCCTATAATTATCCCATATTTTTTTGCTATTTCTTGAATCTTTTCAACCATTTCTGGAACACAGCTTCTTGGAACGGTTGCATCTTCAAGTATCGTCGTCGGTTTTATCCTTGCAAGGGCAGCAAAAGCTGAGCGCCTTGCGGTTTTAAGTTTTAGCGCTTCACCTTCTGTCATCGCTACTTTAAAATCTGTTGAACGGTTAACTTTGCAAATTTTTTCTATTTTTTCCGCTTCCTCTTGAACCTGTGCCGGATGACCATCAACTTCAATTAAAAGTAAAGCCCCAGCTTCTGTCGGAAGCCCAAGATGTGCATAATCTTCAACGCATTTTATCGTTGTATTATCAAGAAATTCAAGCGTTGCTGGGGTTATATGGTTTGCAATGATTGATGAAACAGCTTTACCAGCGTCTTTTATAGAGTTGAAAAAGGCAAGCATGGTCTTTGATGCCTGAGGTTTTGGGATGAGTTTAAGCAAAATCTTTGTGAAAATTGCCAGTGTTCCCTCTGAACCGATTAAGACATCTTTAAGGTTATATCCCGCGACATCTTTAACATTTTTACCGCCGACATTTATTATTTCACCTGTTGGTAGAACAGCTTCAATTCCTAAGACATAATTTTTCGTCACGCCATATTTTAGACCCCTTAAACCGCCGGCGTTTTCAGCAACATTTCCGCCAATTGTTGATATAGTCATACTCCCGGGATCAGGTGGATAAAAAAGCCCTAATTTCTCAACCTCTTGATGAAGTTGAGCTGTTATTACACCGGGTTCAACCAATGCTGTCAGATTTTCGGTATCAATTTCAATTATCTTCCTCCATCTGTTCATTAACAAAACGATTGAATTCGGGACGGGCACAACTCCACCGCTAAGTCCTGTCCCTGATCCACGCGGTATCACAGCAAAACCCTCTTCATTTGCAAGTTTTAAAATTTCAGATACCTGCTCAACATTTGATGGGATTACAACAGCATCAGGTAAACTTGAAAATGTTGGGGTGGCATCGTATGAATAAGCAATCCTGTTTTCAATTGATGTCAAAACATCTTTCCTTCCGACTATCTCCTCAAGACGATGTATAACTTTCGCATCCATTGCTCTTTCAAATTTTTTCTACATTTAAAGATAATTAAGCGAACTTGAAATGTCAAGTTGAACTTAATGGCTTGATAAATTTTCCTTTTCGTTGTATATTTCCATTGAACATAAAAACTTTCGCTGTGTTTTTATGCGTAAAATTATTTTGTTTGCCTTTTTAATCCCAATTTTAGCGCACTCGCAAGACACAACTATCGCAACACTAATCATTGAGACGGAGCCAAAGGAAGCGATCGTCATCATTAACGGAAAAGTTTACGGACTTACGCCAGCGAATTTTAAATTGCCATTCGGAAGTTATCAGATTAAATTGGTGAAAGAAGGATATTATGAGACGAGTTTTGAAATTGATGTCCAAAAAAGTGAAGTCATAGTGAAGAAATTCAAACTTGAAGAGACCCCGGAGACGAAAGCCGTTAGAGAATATAGGAAAAGGTTACTTTGGAAGGGGAACTTAACTTATCTTGGTTCAACTTTGACAGTCGCATCAATTGGCATCGCAGTTGCACTTCATATAAAGTCAGAGAGCGTCTATGAGAAGTATCGCTGCAGCGGTTGAGATTGAAAAGATTAGAAAGTATAGAGAGGAATATTACAAAGTCATAAAGCAGAGAAACATTGCAATCGGTGTAGGTGCCTTGTTTGCAGGGCTTACGCTTTACAACACATTGAGAAATGTTGATGAGATAAAAATTTTACCTGTGAGTTTGAGCAATGGCTTTGAAGTTCGCCTTGAAATAAATTTGCCGGGTTTTTATGAAAATTAAATTTGTGATTTTTTTGGTGTTTTTTTCTCTCTCATCCTGTGTTAGAAATTTGGATAATCCAGTTGATCCTGAAAGTAGTGCATATGAGCCACCGTCGGTGACGATTTTACAGCCAGAGGAAGGGGACACACTGACCACAAATGCGGTTCTCGTTTTATGGGAAGGAAATAACCCAAGGGCGAATGAATTCAGATATAGATTGATTGATTATTCCAATTGGACCGAGTGGGTGACATATAACAGTGTGCTTTTTGATTACCTTGACGATGTAAGCTATAGGTTTGAGATTGAGGTGAGATATAAGTCCCAAAGCGATATAAAGAAATTCGTCAGAAATTTTAGTGTTGATGCGATAAAGGGTCCAACTTTGAAATTTTATAAGTTAAGGAATGTCGTCGGGATTGACAGCCAATTTACAGTTGGAGTCTGGGTTGAAGATGTTAGCCAATTGAAAAGGTCAAAGTTTAAAATTGATTTTGATAGTGTGAAGCTTTCGCTTTTGTCTGTTGATAGGGGAGCATATCCAAGTGAAAGGGGAGTGGAGCAAACTATCGCTTTTAATCCTTCAACAAGAGAAATAAACACCGAATTTTCTAGAGGTATAAGCGGTAGCGGTGAAATAATCAAATTAAAATTTAGAGGTAGGGATAAAGGGGTAAGTTATCTTGAAATGAATGGGATTGAGATTACGGATGAAAACGGTGAGATTATAAACCCGCAGGCGGAAAGGGCTTTAGTTGAAATAAAATAAATCTGGTTGATGTGAAGCAAAGGAAATTTGTCCGTCCATTAACTGATGAGGAAAGGCAGAAACTTTTAAATACACTTTCCAACGAGGAGCATCTTCATCCGTCAATTTATCGCAAGGCGAAGGCGATTTTACTAAGTGAACAAGGCAAAACAATCCGAGAAATAGCTAAAGAGTTAGGTGTAACCGAACCAGCAGTGATATACATTATCAGAAATTTTGAGAAGGAAGGGATTGACGCTTTTCTCAACAAAAAGGGTGGACGGAAAGAAAAATTTACGGATGAACATAAGGAAATAATCCTTCGCCTTGTGCAACAATTTACACCTGTTGAATTCGGATTGAAAAAGAAATTCTGGACATATGACGCTATTTCAAAGGTTATGAAGAGGATTTATAATGTCAAGATTTCGTATAATACCATCAGAAAAATTTTGCTTGATAAGGACATTTCTCTGAAAGAGACGCGCTATAAGACAGAAGGGAAAAACTTTAAATCCATTATATCTGCCATCAAAAGGGGAAGGAGAGGGAAAGGGTAAAATTAAAAAATGTTTGACTTGACACTTCACCTTACTTCTTCATCTTTATTGGGATTTCATTTGATTTTTCTTTCATTTCAACTTTAGGCAAATCAGACTTCAGCAAGACAAACCACTTGATTAACGCTAAAGTTGAAGTGAAAACAAACAAAATCATTAAACCAATCCCCTTGTGATTCCCTCTTTTTGTTTTTTAAACCGCGCTTTTTTCTTCACGTCTTTGAGCGTATTCTCTTTCAAGTTAATCCCCAAAGGTTTCTGTCAAGAGACCTGTATTGAATTGCTTCGCTTAGATGTTCTGGTTTTATGTTTTCGCTTCCTGCGAGGTCGGCGATTGTCCTTGCAACTTTTAAAATTTTATCATAAGCGCGAGCAGATAAACCGAGTTTTGTTATAGCGTTTTTAAGCAAATTCTCTCCATCAGAGTCAATTTTGCAAAACTCGCGGATTTCCCTCGTTTGCATATCGGCGTTTTTAAAGAGATTTCTCCTTCCTTTGAATCTTCTGATTTGAATTTCTCTGGCTCTTATGACCCTTTCCCTTATTTGTGCGGATGTTTCTCCTGATGATTTCCCTACAAGTTCGGCATACTTTACAGCTGGGACCTCAATGTGAATGTCAATTCTGTCAAGCAATGGTCCGGAGATTTTGCCCATGTATTTTTGAATTTGTGCTGGGGTACAGGTGCACTGTTGGTATGGATTTCCGAGGTTGCCACACGGGCATGGATTCATGGCGCACACAAGCATAAAATTTGCAGGATATTCAACTGTCATTTTTGTTCTACTGATTGTGACCTTTTTATCTTCGAGCGGTTGCCTTAGTACCTCAAGGACATTTCTGTTAAACTCTGGTAATTCATCAAGGAATAAAACGCCGTGATGAGCAAGGGATATTTCTCCGGGGCGTGGTATTGTTCCGCCTCCGACGAGGGCTGAGTCGGATATTGTATGATGTGGGGCTCTAAACGGTCGTGTTGCGACAAGGGCTGTATTTGGCGGTAAAATGCCCGCTACGGAATGAATTTTGGTTGTCTCAAGTGCCTCTTCAAGTGTCATAGGCGGAAGTATCGTTGGAAGTCGCTTTGCAAGCATTGTCTTCCCACTTCCCGGGGGACCAATCATAATGAGGTTATGACCGCCAGCTGCTGCAACCTCAAGGGCTCTTTTTACATTCTCTTGTCCCTTTACATCTGAGAAATCAATTGTGTATTTGCTTTCTTGATTGAAAATTTCATTGATGTCAACTTTAAAAGGGTTTAAAATCTGATGTTCTGAATTTAGAAAATTTACAACCTCTGTTAGTGAGCTCATTGGGTAAACTTCTATATCTGATACAATTGCTGCTTCTTTGGCGTTTTCTTTTGGTAGGATTATCCCTTTCAAGCCGTTGTTTCTTGCGCTCATTGCAATTGGTAGTGCGCCGTGAATTGGTCTCAATGTTCCGTCAAGTGCGAGCTCGCCCAAAATTATAAATTTATCAAGGACATCGCTTTGGATTTGATCCGTGGCTGAAAGTATGCCTACCGCAATTGGCAGGTCAAATTGCGAACCTTCTTTTTTTATGTCCGCTGGAGCAAGGTTTACTGTTATCTTTTTGTTTGGGAATTTAAACCCGGAGTTTTTAATCGCTGCGTTGACCCTTTCGCGGCTTTCCTTGACAGAGCTATCCGGGAGACCTACGATCGCAAATGCAAATAAACCAGTTTCAATATGTGTTTCAACCTTAACTACGAAGGCTTCTATCCCATAGGTTGAGGCACTTAAAACTTGGGAAAGCATCTTTCAAAAGAATTTATTTTTAAAATGGTTTGTCAGGTGGTTTAACATCAACTGGTTCAACAAGAGACCTTCCGATTTCAAGTCGTTCAAACTTTGCTGACTTTTTCAGGAAGCTCAAACGCACTTCGCCGATTGGTCCATTTCTTTGCTTGCTTATTATTATTTCGGCTGTTCCTTCTGTTGGCATGTTGTCCTCGTAGTATTGTATTCCGTAATATTCGGGTCGGTGGACGAACATAACGACATCTGCATCTTGTTCAAGTGAACCGCTTTCGCGTAGGTCTGAAAGCATGGGTTTTTTATCAGCGCGGTCTTCAACGGCTCTTCTAAGTTGTGATAAAGCGATGACTGGAACCTCAAGTTCTTTCGCTAACGACTTCAAAGATCGGGAAATCATAGCTATTTCCCTTTCTCTTGTTTCAGCCTTACCACCTTGCATAAGCTGTAGGTAATCAATGATTATGAGTCCGATGTCGTATTCAGCTTTAAGGCGTCTTGCTTTGGCTCTAAGTTCAAGTGTGCTCAAAGCTGGGGTGTCGTCAATAAAAATTGGTGCTTCACTTATCCTACCAACGACATTTGAAATTTTTTGCCAATCATCGCCTGATAATTTCCCGGTTCTTAAAGCGTGCATGTCAACATTTGCCTCAGCGCAAAGCAATCTCAAAGCAACCTGTTCAATTGACATTTCAAGCGAGAAGAAAGCCACTGGGACTTTGCCCTCAACAGCGGCGTTCCTTGCAATTGTCAATGCAAAAGCCGTCTTTCCCATTGAAGGTCGTCCCGCAATTATGATAAGGTCCGACTTCTGAAGACCACCAGTTAAAGCATCCAACTCAGGGAAGCCAGTCGTTACCCCAGTCAACAACCGTTTCGTCCTGTTTATCTCCTCGTATTTTTCAAGGACGAACTTTATAGCTGATTTTATGTCCTCAACCCCGGACTTAAATTTTTCTGAGGATATCTCAAGGAGTTTTCTTTCTGCGAAGTCAAGCAATTCAAAAGCATCAGCATCTTCTCTAAACGCTGCGTTTGAGAGGATGTTTGTCATTCTAATTATCTCGCGCAGGATGTATTTGTCGTGAACTATTTGTGCGTATTCTTCAACTTTCGCCGATGTCGCAACTACATTTGATAACTCCGCAAGGTAAGTAGCCCCACCGACATTTTCAAGAAGTCCTTCTTTTTTCAGCTCTTGCGTCAGAATGTAAAGATCAACACCTCTTCCGGATTCAAAAAGTTCAATTATGGCTTTGAAAATTATTTTGTGCTCTTCCTTGTAAAAATGCTCTGGCTTTAAAATTTCAATCACCGTTGGAATGCAGTCGGGGTCAATTATCATTGAACCAAGAACTGCTGTTTCAATTTCAACTGCTTGTGGTATTACTTTCGGGACAACTTCTTTTTGTTCTGTAACTTGGATGGTTTTGTAATCTTTGAGGATTTTATCAAGTGGGAGTTCCTGTCTCATTCCCTTTTCAATTGACATGGCAAAATCCAAAACTTTTATTTTTGATACAAAATTTCACGCGCCTTTCGTAAATCTTCAATTAAGGGTCTTTTCCATTGTTGATTTCTCAAAACAGCAGCTGGGTGATATGTTATGATCATTTTAATTCCTCTCCATTCATATACTTGTCCTCTTAATGAACTTAATGTCGCGTTTGTTTTAAGGAGCATTTGTGCTGGGAATCGCCCGAGGGAAACGATAAGTTTTGGTTTTATTATTTCAAGTTGTTTTACAAGATACGGACCACAGGCTTCAATTTCGGAGGGTTGAGGGTCGCGATTTCCCGGTGGGCGACATTTCAAAACATTGCATATGTAGACCTCATCCCTTCTGAAACCAACTGAAGCAAGCAGATGATTTAAAAGTTGCCCAGCTCTTCCGACAAAAGGTTCGCCTTGGAGGTCTTCTTCAGCCCCGGGGGCTTCCCCAATGAAGACAATCTCTGATTTTGGATTTCCCACACCGAAGACGAAATTCGTTCGTGTTTTTCCAAGCGGACACTTGACACAATTTTTTATCTTTGATTCAAGTTCATCAAGCGTTTTTGAATTAACCCAGGTCGGGTCAACGCCGTATTCTTTTTCATTAACTTGTTGAATTTTCCCCTCACTTTCACTTTCGCTCTTTGGCAGTGTTACCTCGTCGCCAAACAAACTTTCCTGTTGCTGAAGATATTTCTTTGCTTCGTTGAGTATTTTTTTTATCTCTTCCTTCATTTTTTCCCATTTTTTAATTTAGCCGAAACTATGTCAAGTATCTTATTGGCGACTTCATATTTTGACATTTTCGGCAACTCAAAAATTTCACCGTTTTTTGAGATTATCGTCACGATGTTTGTATCATAGCCGAATCCAGAACCCTCTCCAAGTGTGTTAAGAACTATGAAATCAAGGTTTTTTTGCTCAAGCTTTTGCTTTGCGTTTTCAATTGCATTTTCCGTCTCAAGCGCAAATCCAACGAGTATTTGACCTTTTTTATGCTCTCCAAGATATTTAAGAATATCTTTCGTCTTTTTCAACTTTAATTCAACGAAATCCCCTTTTATGTCTTCCTTTTTCAATTTCCTTTCAAATTTTTGAACTGGGGAATAATCTGCAACTGCAGAAGCCATTATAACGACATCAACTTCATCATAAAATCTCACAACCTCGTTGAACATCTCATCAGAAGTGATGACATCTATTCTCTTTACATTTTTCGGGGTCTCAAGAGATGTCGGTCCTGATATAAGAATGACATCAGCTCCTCTTTGTGAGGATGCCTTTGCTGCGGCAAAACCCATTTTCCCAGTTGACCAATTCCCAATAAAACGCACCGGGTCAATTGGTTCGTATGTGGGTCCGGCGGTGACGAGGATTTTTTTCCCTTTCAGATCAAATTTAAAGCCCAGGAGAAAATCGCAGACAAATTCAATTATCTTTTCTGGTTCAGCCATTCGTCCAACGCCGACAAGTCCACTTGCGAGTTCCCCTTCTTCGGGCTCAATTATCAAAAAGCCGTATTCTTTGAGTTTTTTTATGTTCCGTTGTGTGATTTCATTCAAGTACATATCAACATCCATTGCTGGGGCAATTATTACAGGGCATCTTATCGCAAGGACAAGCGAAGTAAGAAAGTTATCCCCAATGCCATGTGCTATTTTTGCGATTGTGTTTGCTGTGGCTGGAGCTATTAGCATTAAGTCAGCCCATAGAGCAAGTTCAATGTGCCTTGTTCCTATGTTTGTCCCTTCAGATGTAGTTTTTGGGAACATATCAACGATGACTTCGTTCCCGGACAGGGTTGAAAATGTAAGCGGAGTTACAAACTCTGTAGCTGAGCGTGTCATTACAACTTTTACATCGGCGCCAAGTTTTTTCAAACCCCGTACGACATAGCAAGTTTTGTAAGCAGAGATACCACCGGTGACTCCAACGATTATTTTCTTTCCCTCAAGCATCTATTTGAAAGTTTGATTTTTATTTGGCAAATTTTTATGTGCCCATTTGAGTTCTCGGTCAGTTTGAATTTTAGTAAAAAAAAATTTAAAAACAAAGCCGTTTTTGAAATGCAAGACCTTGAGATAGTTTTTCTGAGCTTCCGCGATGGTGAAAGCGCCACTCTTGATGAGTTGTTAAGTGGAAGGATAAAATTAAATAAAATCACTGATGAAGATGTAAGAAAAGTTTTTGAACCTTTTGGAATAAAACCGTGGGGAGCTCAAAGGTTGTGGGCGAGAAGGTTCTTAAAGGGTGAAAGTTTTGCGATGCTTGCTCCAACTGGAAGTGGTAAAACAACGACCACGATTGCTCTTTCCCTCCTTAAAAAGTCGCTTATTCTATTGCCTAATTCAACCCTTGCGTTCCAAGTATGGGGAAAAATCCAGAGCGTTTCCACAGATAAAAAAATAGTTCAGATACATTCGCTTTCCAAAAAGCCATCTCTTGATGAGGTAAAAAATGCGGATGTAATAATCACGACTTCAATGTCCCTTGTTAAAAATAAAGAAATTTTTGAGTCGGTTCGGGTTAACTCGGTGTTTGTTGATGATGTTGATGGCTTTCTTCGTCGTTCGCAGGCAATTGATATTGTCTTGAAAATACTTGGTATAACCGATGAACAAATTGAGTTAGCAAAGAAAATGGTAACAAAAAAAGTTGATGAGGAAGAGGACTTAACTGAAGTTTATTCAAAGGTCAGAGTAAAGGACAAACAAATAGTTGTTTCAGGGGCGACGCAGAGCGCAAGGAGAACTTTGAGGGTTAAAATTTTAAGGGAACTTTTCGGATTTGACATTGGGCAGTCATATTCTTTTACAAGGAATATAATTGATTCCTATCTTTTACCCAAAAGAGACCCGAAGGAACATCTCGTTGAATTGATAAAGAAGCTCGGCAAAGGTGCCATTGTTTATGTCAGGGGTAGTGAAAAAGCGGAAGAGATAGCTGAGTTCTTGAATCAGAATGGGATAAAGGCAAGCGCTTATGTGAAGGCGTCAAAGAAGATTTTTCAGTCATTTGAAAAAGGTGAAATAGAAGTCCTTGTTGGAACATCTTCAAGGCGTTCATCGCTTGTTCGTGGAATTGACCTTCCAACATCGTTAAGGTATACGATTTTTTTTGAGGTACCGAGGATTTCAATCACAATTGATAGGGGAAGTTTCACTCCGAGAAAAATGATGATGGTCATAAGCCACATCGCAAGATTTCTTGAAGGTGAAAAAAGGCAGAGGGCAATTGATTTGATTGAGAACCTCTCAAGGATAGTTGATTTGAGTCCAACAAACCTTGAAAAGATAAAAAAAGAGGGTTTTGATCCCAGCTCAAAAGAAGTTTCTGACTTTATGAGATTTGCTTATAATGTCATGGTTGAATCGCTTGAATTTTTCAATGAGGTTTCAATCGATCCGATTGTGATTGATAAGACAGGGATTTCAGGTAATTCGCTTGTGACGCCGGATTCATTTGCATATATCCAGGCATCTGGTAGAACGAGCAGGTTGACGATAGGTGGTTTGACGAAAGGTCTATCAATTTTAATTGTTGATGACGAAAAGGCGTTTGAACTTATGAGGGAACAGCTTGAACCGCTTGATGTTAACTTTGTAAATGTTGAAGAGCTTGACATTGAGAGGATAATTGAAGAGATAAATTTAACTCGGGAACTTAAAGTTGGTGTTGATATAGAATTCAATTCTCGCCTTTTGATAGTTGAGTCGCCAACGAAGTCAAGGACTATAAGTTATTTCTTCGGCAAGCCATTGAGAAGTAGGGTTGATGGAGTTCAGGTTTTTGAGGTTATGTCATCAAATATGCTTTTGCTTGTGAGTGCTTCAAGGGGACATGTAACAGACCTTGCGATAAGACAACCGAGCTTTGGCGCTAAACTTGTTGATTCAAAACTTGAAGTCAAGTTTGAAATTACAAGACCTGAGGTGATTTCCTCACTTCAGAAATTAGCTGAAAATGTTGATGAGGTTTTAATTGCCACCGACCCAGACGCAGAAGGGGAAAAAATAGCTTGGGATTTAAGGTGTTTGATTTATCCTTTTAATCAAAACATAAAACGGTTGCGTTGGCATGAGATAACTAAAAGGGCAATAGTTGAGGGGAT
This genomic interval from Candidatus Thermokryptus mobilis contains the following:
- a CDS encoding baeRF10 domain-containing protein; the protein is MLINLEKRLKELKNYKPQNCFVSSLYLNTDGSKFSKKQIEVIFKDLIKEKKIELENEKEFKDVLEDIKKMENYISQNLDIVKNKGLAIFSCAKEKFWQVYELTVSPPNLFMIDRSPYIRPLLLITSRNHKICTTIFDHRKAKIFTILGNEITLTSEIYNETPKKIKIAGYHGFDESRVTEYKENKIIEHYKKISEKLLEIYQSEKFDLLLIGGKQEDINLFVEQLHPYLKKIYRGSFNLPIDAKDSDILRKSLELEIKLQIQEEEKVIDQIKTHARSKTSEMAVIGIKDTIRALNESNVSKLVFNLDFSYSGKYCPSCNYLALKDDKCPRCGVNLIRTQNIMLKIIDVASETNIEIYPIFYSKELNQEGVGAILRHKGVTKTTI
- a CDS encoding rhomboid family intramembrane serine protease — its product is MIPLKDTIPSRTYPIVTVSLIVLNVLIFFFEISLGEGLSEFFDIFGVVPATYFELKESDAPFLIIYFPFITSMFLHGGWMHLIGNMIYLWVFGDNVEDRMGHFKFLLFYLLCGIFAGLAHVYTNPHSEIPAVGASGAISGVLGAYFILFPHSRVITLIPIFFFFDLIEVSAFVFLGFWFILQFFNGIASLGAATYAATGGVAWWAHIGGFIAGLLLSFVFARRRRWD
- a CDS encoding (Fe-S)-binding protein yields the protein MLNIKIPSELIIQCMHCGMCLPVCPTYNLTLNEKSSPRGRIRLVKEVEDGNLPITDDFIEEMYFCLDCQACQTICPAGVKYGRIVESARVKIFLSGKDKQAMLKKLVFRFIFASNSIFKFFAKAVRFYQSKFQSKLHNLLPESLRQIEELAPKISNKFSDEILPERIRPNGKAKYRVGFLTGCFMNVMYSDVNIDTIEALLENDCEVYIPKKQVCCGSVMAHYGDIEMAKKLARKNIIEFSKYELDAIVINSAGCGAFMKEYREIFSDDKLLKEKAENISRLTKDINEFLYEIGFKKPNAELNFKVTYHDACHLAHSQKITLQPREIIKSIDGINFVELNESSWCCGSAGIYNILRFDDSMKFLERKIENILKTGAEIVLTANPGCHAQIEYGLRKAGKNIKVMHPVSLLNLAYKMSKKLTEEKIDTA
- a CDS encoding FAD-binding oxidoreductase, translating into MDAKVIHRLEEIVGRKDVLTSIENRIAYSYDATPTFSSLPDAVVIPSNVEQVSEILKLANEEGFAVIPRGSGTGLSGGVVPVPNSIVLLMNRWRKIIEIDTENLTALVEPGVITAQLHQEVEKLGLFYPPDPGSMTISTIGGNVAENAGGLRGLKYGVTKNYVLGIEAVLPTGEIINVGGKNVKDVAGYNLKDVLIGSEGTLAIFTKILLKLIPKPQASKTMLAFFNSIKDAGKAVSSIIANHITPATLEFLDNTTIKCVEDYAHLGLPTEAGALLLIEVDGHPAQVQEEAEKIEKICKVNRSTDFKVAMTEGEALKLKTARRSAFAALARIKPTTILEDATVPRSCVPEMVEKIQEIAKKYGIIIGNFGHAGDGNLHPTALTDERDKDEMKRVEMAFDEIFDFAIKLGGTITGEHGIGLAKKKFLPKQFNSATIDFMRKIKEVLDPKGVLNPGKIFDFKPRCEGRLPNSREEIEKFGGLWI
- a CDS encoding PEGA domain-containing protein; this encodes MRKIILFAFLIPILAHSQDTTIATLIIETEPKEAIVIINGKVYGLTPANFKLPFGSYQIKLVKEGYYETSFEIDVQKSEVIVKKFKLEETPETKAVREYRKRLLWKGNLTYLGSTLTVASIGIAVALHIKSESVYEKYRCSG
- a CDS encoding cohesin domain-containing protein gives rise to the protein MKIKFVIFLVFFSLSSCVRNLDNPVDPESSAYEPPSVTILQPEEGDTLTTNAVLVLWEGNNPRANEFRYRLIDYSNWTEWVTYNSVLFDYLDDVSYRFEIEVRYKSQSDIKKFVRNFSVDAIKGPTLKFYKLRNVVGIDSQFTVGVWVEDVSQLKRSKFKIDFDSVKLSLLSVDRGAYPSERGVEQTIAFNPSTREINTEFSRGISGSGEIIKLKFRGRDKGVSYLEMNGIEITDENGEIINPQAERALVEIK